One region of Mucilaginibacter gotjawali genomic DNA includes:
- a CDS encoding YciI family protein — protein MMKQYVITAYDYTDAGALDRRMKVRPDHFEGAKELKKASNFIFGGAILNDDGKMIGSVMVMQFETEEQLEKWKQTEPYITQKIWETYEIKPFKLADV, from the coding sequence ATGATGAAACAATATGTGATAACTGCTTATGATTATACTGATGCCGGCGCCCTTGACCGCCGTATGAAAGTACGGCCTGATCATTTTGAAGGTGCAAAGGAGCTTAAAAAGGCCAGTAATTTTATTTTCGGGGGCGCTATATTAAATGATGATGGCAAAATGATCGGGTCGGTAATGGTGATGCAGTTTGAAACAGAGGAACAACTGGAAAAATGGAAGCAAACTGAGCCTTATATCACTCAAAAAATATGGGAAACATATGAAATAAAACCGTTTAAGCTAGCGGATGT